The following are encoded in a window of Pontiella desulfatans genomic DNA:
- the dnaG gene encoding DNA primase, with translation MIPKETIEEIRARCNIVEVVGAYLPELRRRGSTYKCNCPFHKEKTPSFTVNDGRQIFHCFGCGAGGDVFRFVMDYEKIDFVTAVNVLAERVGVEITYEGGQPEKSGNKDVLYKLHTDAAAFYHRMLLDSPEGAEARRYMEERDLPEEIIKAFQIGFAPNEWEGLLARALKKGYEPKQLEAAGLVVPSERDGKTSHYDRFRNRVMFPICDQMGRVIGFSGRIMNKAEKGAKYVNSPETLLFKKNRVLFAFDKARKAIVESRQAIVVEGQIDAIRCHQAGLDNVVASQGTALTENHARMLKRYADEVILVLDSDAAGLKAALGSSEIFIANELSVRVVTLPEGEDPDSLIKNSGKEALIKLVGEAQSALDFLIDAFQKQEDMSTEAGRMRVVRAVINLINHCPSAARRDPMIHSAADRLNISPLALSQDLHRAKSQQRPARKQEEAPLQSAPARKTYPRQETALLELLVHYYPDVHPLVHDFLPPGHLTDPTCKQLVEILMLDPPETLTEGFHEFDDATQKIISQVQVEESRTIDNETSAVETAQRYILIFWKRHLEGELAQLARRTNLSNEERFVETSRIKQDIHALAKGWEHARPMLEVRLHKDVEF, from the coding sequence ATGATTCCCAAAGAAACGATTGAAGAGATACGCGCACGCTGCAACATTGTCGAGGTGGTGGGGGCCTACCTGCCCGAGCTGCGCCGCCGGGGATCCACCTATAAATGCAACTGCCCGTTCCACAAGGAAAAGACGCCCTCCTTCACCGTCAACGATGGCCGCCAGATTTTCCACTGCTTCGGCTGCGGGGCCGGCGGCGATGTCTTCCGCTTCGTGATGGACTATGAAAAGATCGATTTCGTGACCGCCGTGAACGTCCTGGCCGAACGGGTGGGGGTGGAGATCACCTACGAAGGCGGACAACCCGAAAAGAGCGGCAACAAGGATGTGCTCTACAAGCTGCACACCGATGCCGCCGCCTTCTACCACCGGATGCTGCTCGACAGCCCCGAGGGCGCCGAGGCGCGCCGCTACATGGAGGAGCGCGACCTGCCCGAGGAAATCATCAAGGCGTTCCAGATCGGCTTTGCCCCCAACGAATGGGAAGGCCTGCTGGCGCGCGCGCTCAAGAAGGGCTATGAACCGAAACAGCTCGAAGCCGCCGGGCTGGTGGTGCCCTCCGAGCGCGATGGAAAGACCAGCCACTACGACCGCTTCCGCAACCGCGTCATGTTCCCGATCTGCGACCAGATGGGGCGGGTGATCGGCTTTTCCGGCCGCATCATGAACAAGGCCGAGAAAGGGGCGAAATATGTCAACAGCCCCGAAACCCTCCTGTTCAAGAAGAACCGCGTGCTCTTCGCGTTCGACAAGGCGCGCAAGGCCATTGTCGAATCGCGCCAGGCCATTGTGGTCGAAGGGCAGATCGATGCCATCCGCTGCCACCAGGCCGGGCTGGACAATGTCGTTGCTTCGCAGGGCACCGCGCTCACCGAAAACCATGCGCGCATGCTCAAGCGCTACGCCGACGAAGTCATCCTCGTGCTCGATTCCGATGCCGCCGGGCTCAAAGCTGCGCTGGGCTCCTCCGAAATCTTCATCGCCAACGAGCTCAGCGTTCGCGTGGTCACCCTGCCGGAAGGCGAGGATCCCGACTCGCTCATCAAGAACAGCGGGAAAGAGGCCCTGATTAAGCTGGTGGGCGAAGCCCAGAGCGCGCTCGACTTTCTGATCGACGCCTTCCAGAAGCAGGAGGACATGTCGACCGAGGCCGGGCGCATGCGGGTGGTGAGGGCGGTCATCAATCTCATCAACCATTGCCCGTCCGCCGCGCGGCGCGACCCGATGATCCATTCCGCCGCCGATCGGCTCAATATTTCCCCGCTGGCGCTCAGCCAGGACCTGCACCGGGCCAAGAGCCAGCAGCGTCCCGCGCGGAAGCAGGAGGAAGCTCCTCTGCAGTCCGCCCCCGCCCGCAAGACCTATCCCCGGCAGGAGACCGCCTTGCTGGAGCTGCTCGTGCACTATTACCCCGATGTGCATCCGCTGGTGCACGATTTCCTGCCGCCGGGCCACCTGACCGATCCCACCTGCAAGCAGCTGGTGGAAATCCTCATGCTCGATCCACCCGAAACCCTCACCGAGGGCTTCCACGAGTTCGACGACGCCACGCAGAAGATCATCAGCCAGGTGCAGGTGGAGGAGTCGCGCACGATCGACAACGAAACCTCGGCCGTCGAAACCGCGCAGCGCTACATCCTGATCTTCTGGAAGCGCCACCTGGAAGGCGAGCTGGCCCAGCTGGCGCGGCGCACCAATCTCTCGAACGAGGAGCGCTTTGTCGAAACCTCCCGCATCAAGCAGGACATCCATGCCCTCGCCAAAGGCTGGGAGCATGCCCGGCCCATGCTCGAAGTCCGCCTGCACAAGGACGTGGAATTCTAG
- a CDS encoding HEAT repeat domain-containing protein: protein MKHILFAIVLLMQSLHAFASSWEDPEWEEMIHDAEIIGLFEVTEGGVDDAVVTPLKILKGQLNESIRVERFNNNCASDEWQQNRAQRKKQKAYLFLHYWRDAYTVPTPSTGILRLNGDGTVNYCMLSPTAFANLPAHPTAEFEEFIINTVFFQEQGKPNEERVQHLRLTIQKEIVETNTNSLPDHIAYYRLWGGRDWIKGLESITNNPHPLTRQYSAQLLGDMIPTPQAKVLLLDLLEDPNGHVQSEAVSGLMKTDDKHRMLELLTEKLTSSIPETSEPIENNFIGGQRAIIKQIKEHEYTAAKDVVATLAKQAKNPVLFKDACRCLEKIAPAALPDVIALQLHSPNPYIIKEAIRFSRQLPKPVEENVRNALEHALMTTELDSHETSIIFESLTSDSLPALLPRINSVIEQKKPKWGDEDYLRKAIQLVEISSPPEAHEMVDRILYYWTGVDSRALTSPNLLKKKIELEKHYQNRILHTNVISGKKYKTKTSAIVFIDFTKASASPSDETPPHAFHVDMEMTVPENDPDSPFDAIYASHDDHTKTSPLLTWRREIAQQANLPISSIGIFCHPSSGKGGHTNNRDRRVEYPAVIARAYVEYAKRTKAEKAAQLIERILDTGLAKHMGCKDLFLKIHD from the coding sequence ATGAAACACATTCTCTTCGCCATTGTCCTGCTCATGCAAAGCCTGCATGCCTTTGCCTCCTCATGGGAAGATCCGGAATGGGAGGAAATGATCCATGATGCTGAGATTATTGGTCTCTTTGAAGTAACGGAAGGGGGAGTTGATGACGCGGTAGTAACTCCCCTTAAAATCCTGAAAGGACAACTCAATGAGAGCATTAGGGTAGAGCGTTTCAACAACAACTGTGCATCCGATGAATGGCAACAGAACCGGGCTCAACGGAAGAAACAGAAGGCGTACCTTTTTCTCCACTACTGGCGTGATGCGTATACCGTTCCGACTCCCTCTACCGGAATACTGCGCCTTAACGGAGACGGAACCGTTAATTATTGCATGCTTAGCCCGACTGCATTCGCGAATCTTCCAGCGCATCCCACTGCGGAGTTTGAAGAATTCATAATCAATACCGTCTTCTTTCAAGAACAGGGCAAACCCAATGAAGAGCGCGTTCAACACCTTCGGCTGACGATCCAAAAAGAAATCGTGGAAACGAATACAAACAGCCTCCCTGATCATATTGCTTATTACCGGCTCTGGGGTGGGCGCGATTGGATCAAGGGGCTTGAGTCCATCACAAACAATCCGCACCCGCTGACGCGTCAATACTCCGCTCAACTACTCGGTGATATGATTCCCACCCCTCAGGCTAAAGTTTTGCTTTTAGATTTACTCGAAGATCCTAACGGCCATGTACAAAGCGAAGCAGTTTCAGGACTCATGAAAACGGATGACAAACACAGGATGCTTGAACTGCTAACCGAAAAGCTTACCTCGTCAATCCCTGAAACATCAGAGCCAATAGAGAACAATTTCATAGGCGGACAACGAGCCATCATTAAACAAATAAAAGAACATGAATATACAGCAGCAAAAGATGTTGTGGCTACGCTGGCAAAACAGGCTAAAAACCCGGTTCTTTTTAAGGATGCATGTCGCTGTCTGGAAAAAATTGCACCAGCGGCTTTGCCCGACGTAATTGCCCTTCAGTTGCACTCACCCAATCCTTATATCATTAAAGAAGCTATCCGTTTTTCAAGACAACTGCCCAAACCTGTCGAAGAGAACGTCCGCAACGCACTTGAACACGCTCTCATGACCACGGAACTGGACAGCCACGAGACTTCAATCATCTTCGAATCCCTCACCAGCGACAGTCTTCCTGCACTACTGCCTAGAATCAATTCCGTCATCGAGCAAAAGAAGCCCAAATGGGGAGATGAAGATTACCTACGTAAAGCCATCCAGCTGGTAGAGATCTCCTCCCCTCCAGAGGCGCATGAAATGGTTGATAGAATCCTGTATTACTGGACAGGCGTCGATAGTCGCGCCCTCACCTCCCCCAACCTCCTAAAGAAAAAAATAGAGTTGGAAAAGCACTACCAAAATAGAATTCTGCATACCAATGTGATCAGCGGGAAGAAATACAAAACCAAAACCTCCGCAATTGTTTTCATCGACTTTACGAAAGCCTCAGCATCGCCCTCCGATGAAACTCCCCCACACGCCTTTCATGTTGATATGGAGATGACTGTTCCAGAAAACGATCCGGACAGTCCTTTTGATGCCATCTACGCGTCTCATGATGACCACACAAAAACATCGCCGTTGCTAACATGGCGGAGGGAAATTGCCCAACAAGCAAATCTTCCCATTTCAAGCATTGGAATTTTCTGCCATCCGAGTTCAGGCAAGGGCGGTCATACAAACAACAGGGATAGGCGCGTGGAATACCCCGCAGTCATCGCTAGAGCCTACGTCGAATATGCCAAGAGAACAAAAGCGGAAAAAGCGGCTCAATTGATAGAGCGTATCCTCGATACCGGCCTTGCAAAGCATATGGGTTGCAAGGATCTCTTTCTAAAGATCCACGATTAA
- a CDS encoding MauE/DoxX family redox-associated membrane protein has protein sequence MTRDQKTYRLAYWIASLIVAATWLSGYHKILHPADFALSVYRFHLLPAVLVNVVSLHIQWLEMVCAGCLLFIPKLRVAALWISLVLLALFTTGIAINLIRGTAFGCGCFGNLPTERPMDALNVARNLALMALVGLALFGKRKSGA, from the coding sequence ATGACGCGCGACCAGAAAACCTATCGCCTGGCCTATTGGATTGCGTCGTTGATTGTTGCGGCAACCTGGTTGTCCGGCTACCACAAGATCCTGCATCCGGCCGACTTCGCCTTGTCGGTCTACCGCTTCCATCTGCTGCCGGCGGTTCTGGTGAACGTTGTTTCGCTCCATATCCAGTGGCTGGAGATGGTCTGTGCAGGCTGCCTGCTGTTCATTCCGAAACTCCGCGTTGCGGCGCTCTGGATTTCGCTCGTCCTGCTGGCGTTGTTCACCACGGGCATTGCCATCAACCTGATCCGCGGGACGGCGTTCGGTTGCGGTTGCTTCGGCAACCTGCCGACCGAACGGCCAATGGACGCGCTCAATGTCGCGCGTAACCTGGCGCTGATGGCGCTGGTTGGGTTGGCCCTGTTCGGGAAGCGGAAGTCGGGGGCTTAG
- a CDS encoding inorganic pyrophosphatase, with product MAFPKTFYRWRPHPWHGLQACDGENLGVVNSYIEMTPFDAVKYEVDKTTGYLRVDRPQLTSSMTPTLYGFIPQTYCSTRVHELSPTSKCGDGDPLDICVITERPINRGEVILRARVIGGLQMVDNGEADDKIIAVLDNDQFWQDAHDIKDVSHALIERMRHYFETYKLVPGQPSDVTIPEIYGREHALKVIEASMEDYTEEYG from the coding sequence ATGGCATTCCCAAAAACCTTCTACCGCTGGCGCCCCCACCCCTGGCACGGCCTGCAGGCCTGCGATGGCGAAAACCTCGGCGTGGTCAACTCCTACATCGAAATGACCCCGTTCGACGCGGTGAAATACGAGGTCGATAAAACCACCGGCTACCTGCGCGTCGACCGTCCCCAGCTCACCTCTTCCATGACGCCCACCCTATACGGCTTCATCCCGCAGACCTACTGCTCCACCCGCGTTCACGAACTCTCCCCAACTTCAAAGTGCGGCGATGGCGACCCGCTCGATATCTGCGTCATCACCGAACGCCCCATCAACCGCGGCGAGGTCATCCTCCGCGCGCGCGTCATCGGCGGCCTGCAAATGGTCGATAACGGAGAGGCCGACGACAAGATCATCGCCGTGCTCGACAACGACCAGTTCTGGCAGGATGCGCACGACATCAAGGATGTCTCCCACGCCCTCATCGAACGCATGCGCCACTATTTCGAAACCTACAAGCTGGTCCCCGGCCAGCCCTCCGACGTCACCATCCCGGAAATCTACGGTCGCGAGCACGCGCTCAAGGTCATCGAAGCCTCGATGGAAGACTACACCGAAGAGTACGGCTAA
- the murA gene encoding UDP-N-acetylglucosamine 1-carboxyvinyltransferase, with protein MAKFIINGGKPIGGTFHPRGNKNAVLPMLASCLLTDQPIILHNVPLINDVKVMLQLLESIGVEVALEDHTLTLCAKGLRTTELDAELCAKVRTSILLAGPLTARHGGATIYPPGGDVIGRRRLDTHFYGLRSLGADISTDHAFRFKAGPLTAWKMVFDEASVTATENVMMAATLAEGTSTIYNAACEPHVQDLANLLNQMGADISGIGTNNLTIRGVGKLHGAEYTVQPDFMEVGSFIVASAVTGGTLTIPDAGEPLVQQVMQRTFSKLGVEWTRTGRTLVVPRQTERCIRPDEGNATPKIEDGIWPAFPSDLMSVSIVLATQTQGTALFFEKMFESRMYFVDHLMGMGANIIQCDPHRVVVIGPTRLRGSKLTSPDIRAGMALLIAACCADGESVIHNAQVIDRGYEAIEDRLAALGADIVREH; from the coding sequence GTGGCTAAATTCATCATCAACGGCGGAAAACCGATCGGGGGCACCTTCCACCCGCGCGGCAACAAGAATGCCGTTTTGCCCATGCTCGCCAGCTGCCTGCTGACCGACCAGCCCATCATCCTCCACAACGTCCCGCTGATCAACGACGTGAAAGTGATGCTCCAGCTGCTGGAAAGCATCGGCGTGGAAGTTGCGCTGGAAGACCACACCTTGACGCTCTGCGCCAAGGGCCTGCGAACCACCGAACTCGACGCGGAACTCTGCGCGAAAGTGCGCACCTCCATCCTGCTCGCCGGCCCCCTGACCGCGCGGCACGGCGGGGCAACCATCTATCCGCCGGGCGGCGACGTGATCGGCCGCCGCAGGCTCGACACCCATTTCTACGGGCTGCGCTCCCTCGGGGCCGACATCTCGACCGACCACGCCTTCCGGTTCAAGGCGGGGCCGCTGACCGCCTGGAAAATGGTTTTCGACGAAGCCAGCGTGACCGCCACGGAAAACGTGATGATGGCCGCCACCCTGGCGGAGGGCACCTCCACGATCTACAACGCCGCCTGCGAACCGCACGTGCAAGACCTGGCCAACCTCTTGAACCAGATGGGCGCGGACATCTCCGGCATCGGAACCAACAACCTGACCATCCGCGGCGTCGGGAAACTGCATGGCGCGGAATACACCGTGCAACCCGACTTCATGGAGGTCGGCAGCTTCATCGTGGCCTCCGCCGTCACCGGCGGAACGCTAACGATCCCGGATGCCGGCGAGCCCCTCGTTCAACAGGTCATGCAGCGCACGTTCTCGAAACTCGGTGTGGAGTGGACGCGCACCGGCCGCACCCTGGTGGTTCCGCGGCAAACCGAACGGTGCATCCGCCCGGACGAAGGCAACGCCACCCCCAAGATCGAAGACGGCATCTGGCCCGCCTTCCCGTCGGACTTGATGAGCGTCAGCATCGTGCTCGCCACCCAGACCCAAGGCACCGCGCTCTTCTTCGAGAAAATGTTCGAGAGCCGCATGTATTTCGTCGACCACCTGATGGGCATGGGGGCCAACATTATCCAGTGCGACCCCCACCGCGTCGTGGTCATCGGCCCCACCCGGTTGCGCGGAAGCAAACTCACCAGCCCGGACATCCGCGCCGGCATGGCCCTGCTCATTGCCGCCTGCTGCGCCGATGGCGAAAGCGTCATCCACAATGCGCAGGTCATCGACCGCGGATATGAGGCAATTGAAGATCGACTTGCCGCGCTCGGTGCGGATATTGTCCGGGAACACTAG
- a CDS encoding YcgN family cysteine cluster protein, which translates to MKPFWETKTLHELNKMEWESLCDGCAKCCVHKLEVEETGKIHYTCVACRLLDVNTCRCTNYDQRHELVPDCAVLSADHPEHFAWMPETCAYRLRHEGKPLPQWHPLITGDPASVHAHGASARKKLIPEFLADEARLEKYIVD; encoded by the coding sequence ATGAAACCTTTCTGGGAAACCAAAACGCTCCACGAACTCAACAAGATGGAGTGGGAATCGCTCTGCGACGGTTGCGCAAAATGCTGCGTGCACAAGCTGGAGGTCGAGGAGACCGGCAAGATCCACTATACCTGCGTCGCCTGCCGCCTGCTCGACGTCAACACCTGCCGCTGCACCAACTACGACCAGCGCCACGAACTCGTGCCCGACTGCGCCGTGCTCTCCGCCGACCATCCCGAACACTTCGCGTGGATGCCCGAAACCTGCGCCTACCGCCTGCGGCACGAAGGCAAGCCCCTGCCGCAGTGGCACCCGCTCATCACCGGCGATCCGGCATCCGTCCACGCCCACGGCGCCTCCGCCCGCAAAAAGCTGATCCCCGAATTCCTCGCCGACGAAGCGCGCCTCGAAAAATACATCGTGGATTAG